A single genomic interval of Calditrichota bacterium harbors:
- the mgrA gene encoding L-glyceraldehyde 3-phosphate reductase, translating into MQEDASRYDRMNYRRCGRSGLKLPAVSLGLWHNFGGVDDFSTARAIILRAFDLGITHFDLANNYGPPPGSAEENFGKILHQDLAGHRDELVISTKAGYLMWPGPYGEWGSRKYLLASLDQSLRRLRLDYVDIFYSHRFDPDTPLEETMGALAHAVHQGKALYVGISNYGVEQTRQAAAILEQLGVRCLIHQPKYNMLDRRAEDGLLATLEELGIGCIAFSPLAQGVLSDRYLQGIPPDARAAKPHGFLRPAQLTEETLAKVRRLNEIAKRRGQSLAQMAIAWVLRHPHMTSALVGASRVAQLEANVQALGNLEFSPEELESIDGVLGPEA; encoded by the coding sequence ATGCAAGAGGACGCAAGCCGCTACGACAGGATGAACTACCGCCGGTGTGGCAGGAGTGGGCTCAAGTTGCCGGCTGTTTCGCTGGGTCTGTGGCACAATTTCGGCGGTGTAGACGACTTTTCCACCGCTCGGGCCATCATCTTGCGCGCATTCGACTTGGGCATCACCCACTTCGACTTGGCCAACAACTACGGTCCCCCGCCGGGGAGTGCCGAAGAGAATTTCGGCAAGATCCTCCACCAGGACCTTGCCGGTCATCGCGACGAGTTGGTCATCTCCACCAAGGCAGGCTACCTCATGTGGCCGGGCCCGTACGGCGAGTGGGGTTCGCGCAAGTACCTGCTGGCCAGCCTTGACCAGAGCCTCAGGCGGCTGCGGCTGGACTATGTGGACATCTTCTACAGCCACCGTTTCGATCCCGACACGCCGCTTGAGGAGACCATGGGCGCACTGGCGCACGCCGTGCACCAGGGGAAGGCCTTGTATGTGGGCATTTCCAACTATGGTGTTGAGCAGACGCGCCAGGCCGCAGCAATCCTGGAGCAGCTGGGTGTGCGCTGTCTGATTCACCAGCCCAAGTACAACATGCTCGACCGCCGGGCCGAAGATGGCCTGCTGGCTACCCTCGAAGAGCTTGGCATCGGGTGCATCGCCTTTTCGCCTCTGGCGCAGGGGGTGCTCAGCGATCGCTACTTGCAAGGAATTCCGCCTGATGCGCGGGCTGCCAAGCCGCATGGTTTCCTGCGACCAGCGCAGCTGACGGAGGAGACGCTGGCCAAGGTGCGCCGCCTCAATGAGATCGCCAAACGTCGCGGCCAGAGTTTGGCGCAGATGGCCATCGCCTGGGTATTGCGGCACCCGCACATGACCTCGGCCCTCGTCGGGGCGAGCCGGGTTGCGCAGCTTGAGGCCAATGTCCAGGCGCTGGGCAACCTAGAATTTTCTCCGGAGGAGCTCGAGAGCATAGACGGCGTGTTGGGACCTGAAGCG